The following are from one region of the Noviherbaspirillum sedimenti genome:
- a CDS encoding O-antigen ligase family protein: MSSEFVTRSASYPTVDDAGVVPNKTRNGFLSWYQTIVLAGAVGVIYSNLPIYAYVLQPSLLPKFFFFGLFLLIAPLFITNFRALGAYFLSPFVLWALVLVILNIIHLAGSSIDSSIGENSLNSSYMEPKNALILTRIQYIVFAIFLGFSAFVSDKNSYLRTFIILAVLLPSAIILDFINPGLLYPIGTDGAVLGRAAAMFINPTMAAEAVLLVFLFSCEATKAKYRMPLFILLGAGVLTTFTRSAMIAWVLLWPLLIAKRILPKSAIFVTAIVLGIFLLSLGTFENYLGNRQDFEGSFSNIQARLDFFSNAKLNDDSSQERAEVIRAGWDLFLQNPVFGAGAGATYFWSHRGSTHNQLLLMAAEYGILGIGLWVWMVILLWKGDFFQNKSLQLAIVFLFVFMSMFTHQMLDSASYWLATFALASVRKSGAPVPGTRMA; this comes from the coding sequence ATGAGTTCCGAGTTCGTTACTCGTTCTGCTTCATATCCGACAGTTGATGATGCCGGTGTAGTGCCAAATAAAACCAGAAATGGTTTTTTGAGTTGGTATCAAACCATAGTACTAGCTGGAGCCGTTGGCGTCATCTATTCGAACCTGCCGATATACGCATATGTTTTGCAACCGAGTTTGTTGCCAAAATTTTTCTTTTTCGGTTTATTTTTACTCATCGCGCCATTGTTCATTACTAACTTCAGGGCATTGGGCGCCTATTTTTTGTCGCCGTTCGTGCTATGGGCTTTGGTGCTAGTCATTCTTAATATTATTCATCTTGCAGGATCTTCCATCGATAGCAGCATTGGCGAAAATTCTCTGAATAGCAGTTACATGGAACCAAAGAATGCCCTGATTCTTACCCGCATTCAATACATCGTTTTCGCCATTTTTCTCGGCTTTTCCGCTTTTGTAAGCGACAAAAATTCCTATCTCCGCACTTTCATCATTCTGGCTGTTTTATTGCCATCTGCCATTATTTTGGATTTTATAAATCCGGGGCTTCTATACCCTATTGGCACCGATGGTGCGGTGCTGGGACGAGCTGCAGCAATGTTCATTAATCCTACGATGGCTGCAGAGGCTGTTCTCTTGGTTTTTCTATTTAGCTGCGAGGCGACCAAAGCGAAGTATCGAATGCCGCTTTTTATCTTGTTGGGAGCCGGAGTTCTTACGACGTTTACTCGTTCTGCGATGATTGCCTGGGTACTGCTATGGCCGCTGTTGATTGCCAAACGAATATTGCCAAAATCTGCAATTTTCGTTACGGCAATTGTGCTGGGGATATTCTTATTGTCCTTAGGCACTTTTGAAAACTATCTTGGCAATCGTCAGGACTTTGAAGGATCTTTTTCCAATATCCAGGCCAGACTGGACTTTTTTTCGAATGCAAAGCTGAATGATGATAGTTCTCAGGAGCGGGCGGAAGTTATCAGGGCAGGCTGGGATCTATTCTTGCAAAATCCAGTCTTTGGCGCCGGCGCTGGCGCCACTTATTTCTGGTCGCACAGAGGAAGTACGCATAACCAGCTGCTTCTGATGGCGGCTGAATATGGAATTCTTGGCATCGGCTTGTGGGTATGGATGGTCATACTTTTATGGAAGGGAGATTTTTTTCAGAATAAAAGCTTGCAGTTGGCAATTGTTTTTCTGTTCGTTTTTATGTCAATGTTCACTCACCAGATGCTGGATTCCGCATCGTACTGGCTTGCCACCTTCGCACTGGCGTCCGTAAGAAAAAGCGGCGCACCGGTGCCAGGAACAAGGATGGCATGA